A window of the Cannabis sativa cultivar Pink pepper isolate KNU-18-1 chromosome X, ASM2916894v1, whole genome shotgun sequence genome harbors these coding sequences:
- the LOC115703157 gene encoding probable 1-acyl-sn-glycerol-3-phosphate acyltransferase 5 isoform X1, whose protein sequence is MEFQRPTNDGTGRSSLTLLRMVRGLLCLLVLILTAFMMLVYCGFVGAVMIRFVSIYYSRKVTSFFFGAWLALWPFLFEKINKTKVIFSGETLPANERVLLIANHRTEVDWMYLWDLALRKGRVGYIKYVLKSSLMKLPLFGWSFQILEFIPVVRKWEVDESIMHQMLSTFKDPKDPLWLALFPEGTDYSEQKCIRSQKYAAENGLPILNNVLIPKTKGFFTCLEGLRGSIDAVYDIAIAYKHDCPTFMDNVYGVAPDEVHIHVRRVSVDSIPTSENEVNTWLINTFHLKDQLLSDFHSQGHFPNEGTEQDLSTAKCLINFGAVAVLTSICTYCTFYSSIWFKLYASLVCAYLTCATYFNIRPVPIVHIVKYLFKSKSL, encoded by the exons ATGGAGTTTCAAAGGCCCACAAATGATGGAACTGGTCGTTCCAGTTTAACTCTTCTTAGAATGGTTAGGGGTCTGCTTTGTTTACTTGTTCTTATTTTAACAGCATTCATGATGTTAGTGTATTGTGGCTTTGTGGGTGCTGTTATGATCCGATTTGTAAGCATATATTATAGCAGAAAAGTAACATCCTTCTTCTTTGGTGCTTGGCTAGCTTTGTGGCCTTTcctttttgaaaagataaacaAGACTAAAGTCATCTTTTCTGGAGAAACTCTTCCTGCAAATGAGCGTGTTTTGCTTATTGCTAACCATAGAACAGAAGTTGATTGGATGTACTTGTGGGACCTGGCATTGCGAAAGGGAAGAGTCGGATACATAAAGTATGTTCTGAAAAGCAGTTTGATGAAGCTACCTTTATTTGGTTGGTCATTCCAAATATTGGAGTTCATCCCGGTTGTGAGGAAATGGGAGGTTGATGAATCTATCATGCACCAAATGCTTTCAACTTTTAAGGATCCCAAGGATCCTCTCTGGCTTGCTCTTTTCCCAGAAGGCACAGATTACTC TGAGCAGAAGTGCATTCGTAGTCAGAAATATGCTGCAGAGAATGGCCTGCCGATCCTTAATAATGTGCTAATTCCAAAAACAAAGGGTTTCTTTACCTGCTTGGAAGGATTAAGAGGATCTATTGATGCAG TTTATGATATAGCTATTGCATACAAACATGACTGCCCAACATTTATGGACAATGTCTACGGAGTGGCTCCTGACGAAGTTCATATCCATGTTCGACGCGTCTCTGTTGACAGTATCCCAACTTCAGAAAACGAGGTGAATACATGGTTAATCAACACATTCCATCTCAAGGATCAGTTGCTATCTGATTTTCATTCTCAAGGTCACTTCCCCAATGAAGGAACAGAACAGGATCTCTCTACTGCAAAgtgcctaattaattttggggcGGTAGCTGTCTTGACCAGCATATGTACGTACTGTACTTTTTACTCCTCAATCTGGTTTAAACTTTATGCCTCTTTAGTATGTGCATATCTTACATGTGCTACCTATTTCAATATTCGACCAGTGCCTATTGTTCACATTGTGAAATATCTTTTTAAAAGCAAATCACTTTAG
- the LOC115703157 gene encoding probable 1-acyl-sn-glycerol-3-phosphate acyltransferase 5 isoform X2 — protein MYLWDLALRKGRVGYIKYVLKSSLMKLPLFGWSFQILEFIPVVRKWEVDESIMHQMLSTFKDPKDPLWLALFPEGTDYSEQKCIRSQKYAAENGLPILNNVLIPKTKGFFTCLEGLRGSIDAVYDIAIAYKHDCPTFMDNVYGVAPDEVHIHVRRVSVDSIPTSENEVNTWLINTFHLKDQLLSDFHSQGHFPNEGTEQDLSTAKCLINFGAVAVLTSICTYCTFYSSIWFKLYASLVCAYLTCATYFNIRPVPIVHIVKYLFKSKSL, from the exons ATGTACTTGTGGGACCTGGCATTGCGAAAGGGAAGAGTCGGATACATAAAGTATGTTCTGAAAAGCAGTTTGATGAAGCTACCTTTATTTGGTTGGTCATTCCAAATATTGGAGTTCATCCCGGTTGTGAGGAAATGGGAGGTTGATGAATCTATCATGCACCAAATGCTTTCAACTTTTAAGGATCCCAAGGATCCTCTCTGGCTTGCTCTTTTCCCAGAAGGCACAGATTACTC TGAGCAGAAGTGCATTCGTAGTCAGAAATATGCTGCAGAGAATGGCCTGCCGATCCTTAATAATGTGCTAATTCCAAAAACAAAGGGTTTCTTTACCTGCTTGGAAGGATTAAGAGGATCTATTGATGCAG TTTATGATATAGCTATTGCATACAAACATGACTGCCCAACATTTATGGACAATGTCTACGGAGTGGCTCCTGACGAAGTTCATATCCATGTTCGACGCGTCTCTGTTGACAGTATCCCAACTTCAGAAAACGAGGTGAATACATGGTTAATCAACACATTCCATCTCAAGGATCAGTTGCTATCTGATTTTCATTCTCAAGGTCACTTCCCCAATGAAGGAACAGAACAGGATCTCTCTACTGCAAAgtgcctaattaattttggggcGGTAGCTGTCTTGACCAGCATATGTACGTACTGTACTTTTTACTCCTCAATCTGGTTTAAACTTTATGCCTCTTTAGTATGTGCATATCTTACATGTGCTACCTATTTCAATATTCGACCAGTGCCTATTGTTCACATTGTGAAATATCTTTTTAAAAGCAAATCACTTTAG